In Candidatus Zixiibacteriota bacterium, a genomic segment contains:
- a CDS encoding AI-2E family transporter has translation MSATPFQQRIQTLCLIIITVAVAGAALFWLKLVFIPFVLAVFFTFCLTPVIDIQCRRLKLPRWLAIITTILIGLLILALLGLLVTSSAGEIKERSDVYQVRIQELMNDIISILPLQQFGIAPEELSESVLDIIPPDTVTGLLSSTLSGVMSILSNGILVVIFTMFLIIGQKNSHPRAGGILNEVESRVKKYILNMALVSGGTGFLVGATLSILGVEFAWIFGLLAFLLNFIPNIGSIIATLLPIPVALLSPELSIPAKILAIIIPALIQFAMGNIVQPKLMGESLDLHPAVILLFLIFFGMIWGVVGMFLATPIAAVIKIVLSRFEYTAPFADVLAGRLDTLSSRYSNHTSGDMAEE, from the coding sequence ATGTCGGCTACTCCATTTCAACAGAGAATTCAAACGCTGTGCTTGATAATAATAACGGTCGCCGTGGCGGGAGCGGCATTATTCTGGCTTAAACTGGTCTTCATTCCCTTTGTGTTGGCGGTGTTTTTCACATTCTGCCTGACGCCCGTAATTGACATACAATGCCGCAGACTCAAACTACCACGCTGGCTGGCGATAATTACTACAATACTAATCGGCCTGTTGATCCTCGCGCTTCTGGGTCTGTTGGTAACATCATCGGCCGGAGAAATCAAGGAACGGTCAGACGTTTATCAAGTGAGAATTCAGGAGTTGATGAATGATATAATCTCGATTTTACCCCTGCAGCAATTTGGAATCGCCCCGGAGGAACTCTCCGAATCGGTTTTGGATATTATCCCCCCCGATACTGTGACGGGTTTGCTATCGAGCACTCTCAGTGGCGTGATGAGTATATTATCCAACGGTATTCTGGTCGTAATATTCACGATGTTTCTGATAATTGGTCAAAAGAATTCTCATCCTCGAGCCGGCGGAATTCTAAATGAAGTAGAAAGTCGAGTAAAGAAATATATTCTGAATATGGCCCTGGTTTCGGGTGGAACCGGATTTCTGGTTGGAGCGACGCTGTCAATACTCGGAGTTGAGTTCGCCTGGATATTTGGACTTCTCGCATTTTTACTGAATTTCATTCCCAATATCGGGTCGATTATAGCTACGCTGTTGCCCATTCCCGTGGCCCTATTAAGCCCCGAATTATCGATACCGGCTAAAATCCTGGCCATTATCATCCCGGCTCTGATTCAATTCGCGATGGGCAATATTGTCCAGCCGAAATTAATGGGTGAATCTCTCGATTTGCATCCGGCCGTGATACTGTTATTTCTCATATTCTTTGGTATGATATGGGGAGTTGTCGGGATGTTTTTGGCCACGCCTATCGCGGCGGTTATTAAAATCGTCCTCAGTAGATTTGAATACACTGCTCCCTTTGCCGACGTTCTCGCGGGGCGTCTGGATACTCTATCATCCCGTTACTCGAACCATACATCAGGAGATATGGCCGAGGAATAA
- a CDS encoding SprT-like domain-containing protein, whose product MKKSASPTNFDIFDALLEKTKTELPEITDLEKMFEIYNRQYFGGKLLAIKIKYSTRMLAAGAYFSNLKEIRISEKYHQIFPDEVYDTLKHEMIHILYPKHDASFKRFAQQIGASIRATEHPDLRRKPKYLYICPRCHTEYPRTRRLRMASCGKCSKGRFDERFKLILKKNPIKVISD is encoded by the coding sequence ATGAAAAAAAGCGCGTCTCCAACCAATTTTGATATCTTCGACGCTTTACTGGAGAAGACAAAGACCGAGTTGCCTGAAATCACGGATCTCGAAAAAATGTTTGAAATTTATAACCGCCAGTATTTTGGAGGAAAACTGCTGGCCATCAAAATAAAATATTCAACACGCATGCTGGCTGCCGGAGCATATTTTTCCAATTTGAAAGAGATACGCATTTCTGAAAAATACCACCAGATTTTCCCCGATGAAGTGTATGATACCCTTAAGCATGAAATGATTCATATTTTATACCCCAAGCACGACGCATCGTTTAAGCGATTTGCGCAGCAAATCGGAGCTTCTATTCGAGCGACCGAACATCCCGATTTGAGACGCAAGCCGAAATATCTATATATCTGCCCCCGGTGTCATACCGAATATCCGCGCACAAGGCGGTTGCGGATGGCTTCGTGCGGTAAATGCTCGAAAGGTAGATTTGATGAGCGATTTAAGCTAATCCTAAAGAAAAATCCGATAAAGGTCATCAGTGATTAA
- a CDS encoding right-handed parallel beta-helix repeat-containing protein, whose translation MRKLLTILLLAIIIIGCEKNSHTIVKADKSLSQYSAGDSTGTDHSALQNAINSCENNDTLWLEAGIYFSVPQEFIESLCGNCSEHQTEVNASTGFVIKDKAVTIIGRGKDSTILISGAGYGVYFENSGRSSLLNLKVTGGKRDVDGAATDAAVVVRNSKVDITNCALSDNDHRIDSVVVGIGGVFGREGAEIFISNSEIINNGWDGMALYRGASAVIKDCIIKKGRGAGIGVTWDAHCLAIRNQISEFWKGIGSFGTSTVMAHNNLVYDNLGWGIIGTGESYMDATNNVVYHNGNCGVAPWSQECRGKFVNNIIERLARRMGLSVRRSLELW comes from the coding sequence ATGCGTAAGCTGCTCACGATATTACTTCTGGCTATTATTATTATTGGCTGCGAAAAAAACTCGCATACAATTGTCAAAGCTGATAAATCACTTTCCCAATACTCAGCCGGGGATTCAACGGGAACCGACCATTCAGCCTTACAAAACGCCATTAATTCGTGCGAAAACAACGATACCTTATGGCTGGAAGCGGGAATATATTTTAGCGTTCCGCAGGAATTTATTGAAAGCCTGTGCGGAAATTGTTCGGAGCATCAAACCGAAGTCAACGCTTCCACCGGATTCGTTATAAAAGATAAGGCAGTTACGATAATCGGACGCGGTAAAGACTCAACCATATTAATTTCCGGCGCCGGATACGGAGTCTATTTTGAAAATTCGGGCCGATCTTCTCTGTTAAATCTCAAAGTCACCGGTGGCAAGCGAGATGTTGACGGGGCCGCGACCGATGCCGCTGTAGTCGTGCGGAATAGTAAAGTTGATATCACCAACTGCGCTTTATCCGACAATGACCACCGCATAGACAGCGTTGTAGTCGGTATCGGTGGCGTTTTCGGACGCGAAGGAGCCGAGATCTTCATCAGCAATTCTGAAATTATTAACAATGGTTGGGACGGTATGGCGCTCTACCGTGGAGCTTCAGCGGTCATAAAAGATTGTATTATTAAAAAAGGCCGAGGAGCCGGAATCGGAGTCACCTGGGACGCGCATTGCCTGGCTATCCGCAATCAAATATCTGAGTTCTGGAAAGGAATCGGTTCATTCGGGACTTCGACGGTAATGGCTCATAATAATCTCGTCTATGACAATCTTGGCTGGGGTATTATCGGAACCGGAGAATCATACATGGATGCCACTAATAATGTGGTTTATCATAACGGAAATTGTGGAGTGGCTCCTTGGTCGCAGGAATGCCGGGGTAAATTTGTTAATAATATAATCGAACGGCTGGCGCGAAGAATGGGTTTGTCCGTGCGTCGGAGTTTGGAACTATGGTAA
- a CDS encoding NAD-binding protein, with product MLVVIYSILFHFIMLLEEKEFSWITGFYWTLTVMSTLGFGDITFASDLGKAFSMLVLMSGIIFLLVMLPFTFIQFFYAPWLEAQSRARTPRELPESTTGHVILTNYDPITINLVGKLKKYNYEYAIIVTDLKRALELYDLNFKVVVGDLGDPETYKRLRVQNAAMLVANNDDMVNTNISFTVREISKEVPIITNADADDSIDILQLAGSTYVFQFMKMLGESLARRTLGMSMGANVIGRFDKLLIAEASAMRTPLEGKTLIESNLRENTGVTVVGLWERGRFKIPRPQTRINSTTVLVLAGSAEQLKKYDEVFSVYRSYHTTGAPVLILGGGRVGQAAAQILEDRKIVYKVVEKNPTLIQNNNYIQGNAADLDTLSRAGIREAPSVIITTHDDSMNIYLTIYCRKLRSDIQIVSRANLDRNISKLHSAGADLVMSHASMGANTIINLLKPNKILMVAEGLNVFRALVHSSLVGKSLAESHIRKQTGCSVIAIGRENELNINPEPSILLGKHDEMVLIGTSDAEKRLMDIYQ from the coding sequence ACGCTCACTGTGATGTCCACGCTTGGTTTCGGTGATATCACCTTTGCGAGTGATTTAGGCAAGGCTTTTTCGATGCTTGTACTCATGTCCGGCATTATTTTTCTTCTCGTCATGTTGCCCTTTACCTTCATTCAATTTTTTTATGCTCCATGGCTTGAAGCCCAATCAAGGGCTAGAACTCCACGGGAATTGCCGGAAAGCACAACAGGACATGTGATACTGACAAACTATGATCCCATAACCATAAACCTCGTAGGAAAATTAAAGAAATATAATTATGAATATGCTATTATCGTCACTGATTTGAAACGTGCGTTAGAACTTTATGATTTAAATTTCAAGGTTGTCGTAGGAGACCTGGGTGACCCGGAAACATATAAACGTCTCCGCGTACAAAATGCCGCCATGCTGGTTGCCAACAACGATGATATGGTCAACACAAATATATCCTTTACGGTCAGGGAGATATCTAAAGAAGTACCCATCATTACTAATGCAGATGCGGATGATTCCATTGATATTCTGCAGCTTGCCGGCAGCACTTATGTCTTTCAGTTTATGAAGATGCTTGGTGAATCCCTGGCGCGAAGAACACTCGGAATGAGTATGGGGGCAAATGTTATCGGAAGATTCGATAAACTTCTCATCGCCGAAGCATCTGCCATGCGAACGCCGCTTGAGGGAAAAACTCTCATTGAAAGCAATCTGCGAGAAAATACTGGCGTAACAGTCGTCGGGCTTTGGGAGAGAGGCCGATTCAAAATTCCACGACCACAGACTCGAATCAATTCCACAACTGTGCTCGTGCTTGCCGGTTCGGCCGAACAGCTCAAAAAATATGACGAGGTCTTTTCGGTTTACCGTTCTTATCACACCACTGGTGCCCCTGTTCTCATACTGGGTGGTGGTCGTGTCGGACAGGCAGCAGCACAGATACTGGAAGATCGAAAAATTGTTTATAAAGTTGTCGAGAAGAATCCGACACTCATTCAAAATAATAACTACATTCAAGGAAATGCTGCCGATCTTGATACCTTGAGTCGGGCCGGAATACGGGAAGCTCCATCTGTCATTATTACCACTCATGATGACTCCATGAATATTTATCTCACTATCTATTGCCGTAAACTGCGATCCGATATTCAGATTGTCAGCAGGGCAAATCTGGACCGAAATATTTCCAAACTGCACAGTGCTGGAGCGGACCTAGTCATGTCACATGCTTCCATGGGAGCAAATACCATAATTAATCTTCTAAAACCCAATAAAATACTGATGGTTGCAGAGGGACTAAATGTCTTCCGTGCGTTGGTACACTCGTCCCTTGTGGGCAAATCTCTTGCTGAAAGTCATATCCGTAAACAAACGGGCTGCAGCGTGATAGCTATTGGCAGGGAAAATGAATTGAATATCAATCCCGAACCCTCGATTCTTCTTGGGAAACATGATGAAATGGTCTTGATTGGGACGAGCGATGCGGAAAAACGTCTTATGGACATCTATCAATAA